One window of Klebsiella quasivariicola genomic DNA carries:
- the pdxA gene encoding 4-hydroxythreonine-4-phosphate dehydrogenase PdxA, translating to MSAEKKPVVAITIGDPAGIGPEITVATMMDKSVYDECKPFLIGSVPIISRAMKIMGCDFAIHKIAHPQEARFSWGTLDVLETGDYDCDSIEWGKVQKLAGQMSLDYVMKSIELGKAGLIDVVSTAPIHKEAIKLAGCKLPGHTEIYQVETQSDYGLTMFHVHNLRVFFVSRHMALKAACDYANKARVLACVQQIHHEFTALNINNPRIAVAALNPHGSDNGLFGHEEADNLIPAVKAAQEMGINAIGPVPADSVFHLGKQGRYDAILSLYHDQGHIACKTLDFERSITITFGLPFMRSSVDHGTAFDIAGTGKAGTVSMLESTLVAARYWKMKHQ from the coding sequence ATGTCAGCAGAGAAAAAACCCGTTGTGGCGATTACCATCGGCGATCCGGCAGGGATCGGCCCCGAGATCACCGTGGCCACCATGATGGACAAAAGCGTGTATGACGAGTGCAAACCGTTCCTGATCGGCTCGGTACCGATTATCTCCCGGGCAATGAAAATCATGGGCTGCGATTTTGCTATCCATAAAATTGCCCATCCGCAGGAGGCCCGTTTCAGCTGGGGGACGCTGGATGTTCTGGAAACCGGCGACTACGATTGCGACAGCATCGAATGGGGCAAGGTGCAGAAGCTGGCGGGGCAAATGTCGCTGGACTATGTGATGAAGTCGATCGAGCTGGGCAAAGCGGGACTGATCGACGTGGTCTCGACTGCACCAATTCATAAGGAAGCCATCAAGCTGGCAGGATGTAAGCTCCCGGGCCATACCGAAATCTATCAGGTGGAAACCCAATCTGATTACGGTCTGACCATGTTCCACGTCCACAACCTGCGCGTCTTCTTCGTGAGTCGTCATATGGCGCTAAAAGCAGCCTGTGACTATGCCAACAAAGCGCGGGTGCTGGCCTGCGTTCAGCAGATCCACCATGAATTTACCGCCCTGAACATCAACAATCCGCGCATTGCCGTGGCCGCGCTGAACCCGCATGGTTCCGACAACGGTCTGTTTGGTCACGAAGAGGCTGACAATCTGATCCCGGCAGTGAAAGCCGCTCAGGAGATGGGGATCAACGCTATCGGGCCGGTTCCGGCCGATTCCGTGTTCCATCTCGGCAAACAGGGGCGCTACGACGCCATTCTCTCGCTGTATCACGATCAGGGGCATATCGCCTGCAAAACCCTCGACTTTGAACGGTCGATCACCATTACCTTCGGTCTGCCGTTTATGCGCAGCTCCGTTGACCATGGAACGGCGTTTGATATTGCCGGTACCGGTAAGGCAGGTACCGTCAGTATGCTGGAGTCGACGCTGGTGGCGGCCCGTTACTGGAAAATGAAGCATCAATAA
- a CDS encoding triose-phosphate isomerase — MTPIWLGTSWKMNKPLSQAMAWCETLAARMPEGCHPAIQPFVIPPFTAIQPVSHFLQTHQLPLLTGAQNMHEADQGAWTGEISAAMLAETGATLVELGHSERRAAFNESDAAINRKVHSALGHGLRPLICIGDSAEEKRWQVSRESVVRQMKIALYGLSHQQALRTLIAYEPVWAIGEHGTPASPQEAGVIHQALRQALCELFGHDTGTRIPLLYGGSVTLQNAVELLRQQEINGLFIGRAAWDAQGYCDIVQRVTQEFISQAQ; from the coding sequence ATGACCCCGATATGGTTAGGAACCAGCTGGAAAATGAATAAGCCGCTGTCGCAGGCCATGGCCTGGTGCGAAACGCTGGCAGCGCGGATGCCTGAGGGCTGTCACCCCGCTATTCAGCCCTTCGTCATTCCCCCCTTCACCGCGATCCAACCCGTCAGCCATTTTCTGCAAACGCATCAGTTACCGCTTCTGACCGGCGCGCAGAATATGCATGAAGCGGATCAGGGCGCCTGGACCGGGGAAATCTCGGCGGCCATGTTGGCAGAAACCGGCGCCACGCTTGTTGAGCTGGGACATTCAGAACGACGCGCCGCCTTTAATGAAAGCGATGCCGCGATTAATCGAAAAGTGCATAGCGCCTTAGGTCATGGCCTGCGCCCGCTGATCTGTATTGGCGATAGCGCCGAGGAGAAACGCTGGCAGGTGTCGCGTGAAAGCGTGGTGCGGCAGATGAAGATCGCCCTGTATGGCCTGAGCCACCAGCAGGCGCTGCGGACCCTGATTGCGTATGAACCGGTGTGGGCCATTGGCGAACATGGTACGCCCGCCTCACCGCAGGAGGCGGGTGTCATTCATCAGGCGCTACGTCAGGCGCTTTGCGAGCTGTTTGGTCACGACACGGGAACCCGTATCCCGCTGCTCTATGGCGGCAGCGTTACGCTGCAAAATGCGGTGGAACTGCTGCGCCAGCAGGAGATCAATGGGTTGTTTATCGGCCGCGCGGCCTGGGACGCGCAAGGATATTGCGACATTGTTCAACGCGTTACACAGGAATTTATTTCACAGGCGCAGTAA
- a CDS encoding sugar-binding transcriptional regulator translates to MIEQDSDYALLTEIAVAYYDQEQTQEEIARRFGISRIKVGRLLKKARQEGIVEISVKYHPVFSSQIEQQFISHFGIKRALIALDHHDEDEQRQQVAALVSNYLAGVLKNDMTVTVGQGRNVAAVANHVGVFPERHCRFICGIGGTKRDNQLIDADHISRNLARKFNGFSETLYAPAYVETPELRAAFMQNRLIKATLEQASKADVAIIGLGDMNENSFMVQLGWFTPQEIATARQEQGVVGDLAGYSFFNIQGKPVDTVMNDRVIGLSLEQLRAIPCVIAIASESTKATAILGALRTGVIDVLATSASNARSVINMQKAL, encoded by the coding sequence ATGATTGAACAAGACTCAGATTACGCCCTGCTCACTGAAATTGCGGTGGCTTATTACGACCAGGAACAAACGCAGGAAGAGATTGCCAGGCGATTTGGCATTTCACGTATCAAAGTCGGGCGCCTGCTGAAAAAAGCGCGTCAGGAAGGGATTGTTGAGATCAGCGTCAAATACCATCCGGTCTTCAGCTCCCAGATTGAGCAGCAGTTTATTTCGCACTTTGGCATTAAGCGCGCGCTGATTGCCCTGGATCACCATGATGAAGATGAGCAGCGCCAGCAGGTGGCGGCCCTGGTCAGTAACTATCTGGCTGGCGTGTTAAAAAACGATATGACCGTCACCGTTGGTCAGGGGCGCAATGTGGCCGCGGTGGCGAATCACGTCGGCGTATTTCCGGAGCGCCACTGCCGCTTTATCTGCGGCATCGGCGGAACCAAGCGCGACAATCAGCTGATTGACGCCGACCACATCAGCCGGAACCTGGCGCGCAAATTTAACGGCTTCAGCGAAACGCTTTACGCCCCGGCCTATGTGGAAACCCCGGAGCTGCGCGCCGCCTTTATGCAAAACCGCCTGATTAAGGCCACGCTCGAACAGGCCAGCAAAGCTGACGTGGCGATCATTGGCCTCGGCGATATGAATGAAAACAGCTTTATGGTCCAGCTCGGCTGGTTTACGCCGCAGGAAATTGCCACCGCGCGTCAGGAGCAGGGGGTGGTGGGCGATCTGGCGGGATACAGCTTTTTCAATATTCAGGGCAAACCCGTCGATACGGTGATGAATGACCGGGTCATTGGCTTAAGTCTCGAACAGCTGCGGGCCATTCCCTGCGTGATCGCTATCGCCTCGGAAAGCACGAAAGCGACGGCGATCCTGGGAGCATTACGCACCGGGGTTATCGATGTGCTGGCTACCAGCGCCTCGAACGCCCGTTCGGTCATTAATATGCAAAAGGCGCTATAG
- the cobB gene encoding Sir2 family NAD+-dependent deacetylase, producing the protein MQSRRLHRLSRFRRNKRRLRDRLRQRIFFREDRMKPEAMAKPRVVVLTGAGISAESGIKTFRAADGLWEEHRVEDVATPEGFARDPALVQAFYNARRRQLQSPEIAPNAAHLALARLEDLLGDHFLLVTQNIDNLHERAGNRRVIHMHGELLKVRCSWSGQVLEWTGDVTAEDKCHCCQFPAALRPHVVWFGEMPLGMDEIYSALADADIFIAIGTSGHVYPAAGFVHEARLHGAHTVELNLEPSQVGSEFAEKHYGLASEVVPAFIDKLLQENAQ; encoded by the coding sequence ATGCAGTCGCGCCGTTTACATCGATTGAGCCGTTTTCGTCGCAATAAACGTCGGTTGCGTGACCGTCTGCGTCAGCGGATTTTCTTTAGGGAGGACAGGATGAAACCTGAAGCGATGGCAAAACCGAGAGTGGTGGTGTTAACCGGCGCGGGCATCTCGGCAGAGTCGGGGATCAAAACCTTCCGCGCGGCCGATGGCCTGTGGGAAGAGCATCGGGTAGAAGATGTGGCGACGCCGGAAGGCTTCGCCCGCGATCCGGCGCTGGTGCAGGCGTTCTACAACGCCCGTCGTCGCCAGCTGCAGAGCCCGGAGATCGCGCCGAACGCGGCGCATCTGGCGCTGGCGCGTCTGGAGGATCTGCTGGGCGACCATTTTCTGCTGGTCACCCAGAATATTGATAATCTGCACGAGCGCGCCGGCAACCGCCGGGTGATCCATATGCACGGCGAACTGCTGAAGGTGCGCTGTTCGTGGAGCGGCCAGGTGCTGGAGTGGACCGGCGACGTCACCGCTGAGGACAAATGCCACTGCTGCCAGTTCCCGGCGGCGCTGCGTCCGCACGTGGTCTGGTTTGGCGAGATGCCGCTGGGGATGGATGAGATCTACAGCGCGCTGGCCGACGCGGATATTTTTATCGCCATCGGCACCTCCGGCCATGTCTATCCGGCGGCCGGCTTTGTGCACGAGGCGCGGCTGCACGGCGCCCATACCGTTGAGCTGAACCTGGAACCCAGCCAGGTGGGCAGCGAGTTTGCCGAAAAGCACTACGGGCTGGCAAGCGAAGTGGTGCCCGCCTTTATCGATAAGCTGTTGCAGGAAAATGCGCAGTAA
- the nagK gene encoding N-acetylglucosamine kinase, with translation MYYGFDIGGSKIALGVFNQERRLQWEKRVATPKSSYEDFLQAVEALVREADERFDQQGSVGIGIPGMPETADGTLYAANVPAASGRPLRADLSARLGRDVRLDNDANCFALSEAWDDEFTQYPLVMGLILGTGVGGGLVLDGKSITGHSYITGEFGHIRLPVDALEVVGRDFPLLRCGCGQLGCIENYLSGRGFAWLYEHFYQQSLSSPEIVAQWQQHDPRAQAHVERYLDLLAVCLGNILTIVDPDLLVLGGGLSNFTAISEGLAQRLPRHLLPVARVPRIERARHGDAGGMRGAAFLHLTH, from the coding sequence ATGTATTATGGATTTGACATTGGCGGCAGCAAGATAGCGCTGGGCGTATTTAATCAGGAGCGGCGGCTGCAGTGGGAAAAACGCGTCGCCACGCCGAAAAGCAGTTATGAGGATTTTCTCCAGGCGGTAGAGGCGCTGGTGCGCGAGGCCGATGAGCGCTTCGACCAGCAGGGGTCGGTCGGGATCGGTATTCCGGGGATGCCGGAAACCGCAGACGGCACGCTGTATGCCGCTAACGTGCCAGCCGCCAGCGGCCGGCCGCTGCGCGCCGACCTCAGCGCGCGGCTGGGGCGCGATGTGCGCCTCGATAATGACGCCAACTGTTTCGCGCTGTCAGAAGCGTGGGACGATGAGTTTACGCAATACCCGCTGGTGATGGGGCTGATCCTCGGCACCGGCGTGGGCGGCGGCCTGGTGTTGGACGGTAAATCGATTACCGGACATAGCTATATCACCGGCGAGTTTGGTCATATTCGTCTGCCGGTCGATGCCCTGGAGGTGGTCGGGCGCGATTTTCCGCTGCTGCGCTGCGGCTGTGGCCAGCTGGGCTGCATTGAAAATTATCTCTCCGGTCGCGGTTTCGCCTGGCTGTACGAACATTTTTATCAGCAATCGCTCTCCTCACCGGAGATTGTGGCGCAGTGGCAGCAGCACGATCCGCGCGCCCAGGCGCACGTTGAGCGCTATCTCGATCTGCTGGCGGTGTGTCTGGGGAATATACTGACCATTGTCGACCCGGATTTGCTGGTGCTCGGCGGTGGATTATCTAACTTTACGGCCATTAGCGAAGGGCTGGCACAGCGATTGCCGCGCCATCTTCTGCCGGTCGCCAGGGTACCGCGCATTGAGCGCGCGCGCCACGGCGATGCCGGGGGAATGCGCGGTGCGGCTTTCCTTCATCTGACCCATTAA
- the lolE gene encoding lipoprotein-releasing ABC transporter permease subunit LolE — MASPLSLLIALRFSRGRRRGGMVSLISVISTIGIALGVAVLIVGLSAMNGFERELNNRVLAVVPHGEIEPVNQPWNNWQEALAKVQKVKGIVAAAPYINFTGLVESGSNMRAIQVKGVDPQQETRLSALPTFVQNNAWAGFKAGEQQVILGKGVADALHVKQGDWVSIMIPNADADHQLLQPKRVRLHVTGILQLSGQLDHSFAMIPMQDAQQYLEMGGSVTGIAIKVTDVFHANKLVRDAGEVTNSYVYIKSWIGTYGYMYRDIQMIRAIMYLAMVLVIGVACFNIVSTLVMAVKDKSGDIAVLRTLGAKDGLIRAIFVWYGLLAGSVGSLFGVVIGVICALNLTSIINGIEYLIGHKFLSGDIYFIDFLPSELHWLDVFYVLVTALLLSLLASWYPARRASRIDPARVLSGQ, encoded by the coding sequence ATGGCGTCTCCGTTATCGTTACTGATTGCATTGCGTTTCAGCCGCGGACGGCGGCGCGGCGGCATGGTGTCGCTGATCTCGGTGATCTCCACCATCGGCATTGCGCTGGGAGTGGCGGTGCTGATCGTCGGCCTCAGCGCGATGAACGGCTTTGAGCGCGAGCTGAACAACCGCGTGCTGGCGGTGGTGCCGCACGGTGAAATCGAACCCGTGAATCAGCCGTGGAATAACTGGCAGGAAGCGCTGGCGAAGGTGCAGAAGGTGAAGGGAATTGTCGCGGCAGCGCCCTATATTAACTTCACCGGCCTGGTGGAGAGCGGCAGTAATATGCGCGCCATCCAGGTGAAAGGCGTCGACCCGCAGCAGGAAACCCGGCTCAGCGCGCTGCCTACCTTCGTTCAGAACAACGCGTGGGCCGGCTTCAAGGCTGGCGAACAGCAGGTGATTCTGGGGAAAGGGGTCGCCGATGCGCTGCACGTGAAGCAGGGGGACTGGGTGTCGATCATGATCCCTAACGCCGACGCCGACCATCAGCTGCTGCAGCCAAAACGCGTCAGGCTGCATGTGACCGGAATTTTACAGCTGAGCGGCCAGCTCGATCATAGTTTTGCCATGATCCCAATGCAGGATGCGCAGCAGTATCTGGAGATGGGCGGCAGCGTGACCGGCATCGCCATCAAGGTCACCGACGTTTTTCACGCGAACAAGCTGGTGCGCGACGCCGGCGAGGTGACCAACAGCTACGTCTACATCAAGAGCTGGATCGGCACCTATGGCTATATGTATCGCGACATCCAGATGATCCGCGCCATTATGTACCTGGCGATGGTGCTGGTGATCGGCGTGGCCTGTTTTAACATCGTCTCGACGCTGGTGATGGCGGTCAAAGACAAAAGCGGTGATATTGCGGTGCTGCGCACGCTTGGCGCAAAAGACGGCTTAATTCGCGCGATTTTCGTGTGGTATGGTTTATTAGCCGGATCGGTAGGCAGCCTGTTCGGGGTGGTGATCGGCGTGATCTGCGCGTTGAATCTGACGTCAATCATTAACGGCATCGAATACCTGATTGGGCATAAATTCCTCTCCGGCGACATCTATTTTATTGACTTCCTGCCGTCAGAACTGCACTGGCTGGACGTCTTTTATGTGCTGGTGACGGCACTGTTGCTGAGTTTGCTGGCCAGCTGGTATCCCGCCCGCCGCGCCAGCCGTATCGACCCGGCGAGGGTGCTGAGTGGCCAGTAA
- the lolD gene encoding lipoprotein-releasing ABC transporter ATP-binding protein LolD, which yields MNKILLQCDNLCKRYQEGNVQTDVLHNVSFSIGEGEMMAIVGTSGSGKSTLLHLLGGLDTPTSGDVIFSGQPMSKLSTAARADLRNRELGFIYQFHHLLPDFSALENVAMPLLIGKKKPADIERQAKAMLQAVGLEHRSHHRPSELSGGERQRVAIARALVNKPRLVLADEPTGNLDARNADSIFQLLGELNVAQRTAFLVVTHDLQLAKRMSRQLEMRDGRLTADLTLMGAE from the coding sequence ATGAATAAGATCCTGCTGCAATGCGACAACCTGTGCAAACGCTATCAGGAAGGCAATGTGCAAACCGATGTCCTGCACAATGTCAGCTTCAGCATTGGCGAAGGCGAGATGATGGCCATTGTCGGCACCTCCGGCTCCGGTAAAAGTACGCTGCTGCATCTGCTCGGCGGCCTGGATACGCCCACCTCTGGCGATGTGATTTTCTCCGGCCAGCCGATGAGTAAGCTCTCCACCGCCGCGCGCGCCGACCTGCGTAACCGCGAGCTGGGCTTTATCTATCAGTTCCACCATCTGCTGCCGGACTTTAGCGCGCTGGAAAACGTGGCGATGCCGCTGCTGATTGGCAAAAAGAAGCCGGCGGACATTGAACGCCAGGCGAAAGCGATGCTGCAGGCGGTCGGGCTTGAACACCGCAGCCATCACCGTCCGTCGGAGCTCTCCGGCGGCGAACGCCAGCGGGTGGCGATTGCCCGCGCGCTGGTGAATAAACCGCGGCTGGTGCTGGCGGATGAACCGACCGGTAACCTTGATGCCCGCAACGCCGACAGCATCTTCCAGCTGCTGGGCGAACTGAACGTCGCGCAGCGCACCGCGTTTCTGGTGGTGACCCACGACCTGCAGCTGGCGAAGCGCATGAGCCGCCAGCTGGAGATGCGCGATGGCCGCCTGACCGCCGACCTGACCCTGATGGGGGCCGAGTAA
- the lolC gene encoding lipoprotein-releasing ABC transporter permease subunit LolC codes for MYQPAALFIGLRYMRGRAADRFGRFVSWLSTIGITLGVMALVTVLSVMNGFERELQNNILGLMPQAILSAKQGSVNPQQLPEREAKLQGVTRVAPITTGDVVLQSARSVAVGVMLGIDPAQNDPLTPYLVNVKQSDLQAGKYNVILGEQLAGQLGVNRGDKIRVMVPSASQFTPMGRVPSQRLFTVIGTFAANSEVDGYQMLTNIDDASRLMRYPLGNITGWRLWLDKPLQVDTLSQQTLPPGTQWQDWRERKGELFQAVRMEKNMMGLLLSLIVAVAAFNIITSLGMMVMEKQGEVAILQTQGLTPRQIMAVFMVQGASAGIVGALLGAVLGALLASQLNNLMPIIGAFLDGAALPVAIEPLQVIVIALVAMVLALLSTLYPSWRAAATQPAEALRYE; via the coding sequence ATGTACCAACCTGCCGCACTCTTTATCGGCCTGCGCTATATGCGCGGGCGCGCAGCCGACCGCTTCGGTCGTTTCGTCTCCTGGCTCTCAACTATCGGTATTACGCTTGGCGTAATGGCGCTGGTGACGGTCCTGTCGGTGATGAACGGCTTTGAACGCGAGCTGCAAAACAACATCCTGGGGCTGATGCCGCAGGCCATTCTTAGCGCTAAACAAGGCTCGGTGAACCCTCAGCAACTGCCGGAGCGCGAGGCGAAACTCCAGGGCGTGACCCGCGTAGCGCCGATCACCACCGGCGACGTGGTGCTGCAGAGCGCGCGCAGCGTGGCGGTTGGGGTGATGCTGGGCATTGATCCGGCGCAGAACGATCCCCTGACTCCGTACCTGGTGAACGTCAAACAGAGCGATCTGCAGGCGGGCAAATATAACGTTATTCTCGGTGAGCAGCTGGCGGGCCAGCTGGGGGTTAATCGCGGCGATAAAATCCGCGTGATGGTTCCTTCCGCCAGTCAGTTTACGCCGATGGGCCGCGTGCCGAGCCAGCGTCTGTTCACGGTCATCGGCACCTTCGCCGCCAACAGCGAAGTCGATGGCTATCAGATGCTGACCAATATCGACGACGCCTCCCGTCTGATGCGCTACCCGCTGGGCAATATCACCGGCTGGCGCCTGTGGCTGGATAAACCGCTGCAGGTCGACACCCTGAGCCAGCAGACGCTGCCGCCAGGTACCCAGTGGCAGGACTGGCGCGAGCGCAAGGGCGAACTGTTCCAGGCTGTGCGCATGGAGAAAAACATGATGGGCCTGCTGCTGAGCCTGATCGTCGCCGTCGCGGCCTTCAACATTATTACCTCGCTGGGGATGATGGTGATGGAGAAGCAGGGCGAAGTGGCGATCCTGCAGACTCAGGGGCTGACGCCGCGGCAGATTATGGCCGTCTTTATGGTGCAGGGTGCCAGCGCCGGGATCGTCGGCGCGCTGCTGGGAGCGGTGCTTGGCGCCCTGCTGGCCAGCCAGCTGAATAATTTAATGCCGATCATCGGCGCCTTCCTTGACGGCGCGGCGCTGCCGGTGGCTATTGAGCCGCTGCAGGTCATTGTTATCGCCCTGGTGGCGATGGTGCTGGCCCTGTTGTCTACGTTGTACCCTTCCTGGCGCGCTGCCGCCACCCAACCCGCTGAGGCTTTACGTTATGAATAA